TCCGCAAGCCAGTTGCGGAAGCCTTCAATGGCGGCGGACAGGTCGGCGCGCCATTGGCTGTAAGCGGCAAAATTCTGGGCGAGGGAGGCGGTCATGGAGGCACCTGGGATTTCAAGAAAACCGGTAGCTTTCACTTTATCACATATATTCAAATCGAATCAGTGACCTAGCCGGGCAAGTTCATGCGCCTTGCCCGGTTTCTGGGGCGGGGCGCCTCAAGGCCGCTGGCAGCGGGGGCAGTAAAAGCTGCTCCGCCCGCCCTGGCGTACCACCTTGACCGGCTTGCCGCAGACCGGACAGGGTTCCCCGGCCCGGCCATAGACGGCGCAATGGAGCTGGAAGCTACCGGCGCCCCCATCGCTATGCACATAGTCCCGCACACTGGAGCCCCCCGCTGCGATGGATTCAGCCAGCACTTCCCGCACCGCGGCGGCCAGCCGGGCGCACCGTTCCCGGCTGAGGCGGCCAGCCGGGGCGAGGGGGGAAATGCGGGCCCGGAACAGGCTTTCCGCCGCATAAATATTGCCCACCCCCACCAGCCGGTGGGCGTCCATGAGCAACTGCTTGATGGGCTGCTGGCGCCCCCGGGTGGCTTGGAATAGCCAGTCTCCATCGAATTCCCCGGCCAGGGGCTCGATGCCCAGGGGGGCCAGGAGGGGATGATCCAGCACCTGGGGCCCCCGCACCCAGACCAGGGAACCGAAGCGTCGCGGGTCCTTGAGGCGCAGCACCTTGTGGGGAAATACCAGATCCACGTGGTCGTGCTTGCCCGGGGGAGTGCCCGGCGCCACCAGGCGCAGGCTGCCGGACATGCCCAGATGGAGGATGAGCCAGCCGCCCCCGGTCTGGCTGTCAAAATCGAAGAGCAGGTACTTGCCTCGCCGGGCGATGCCCTGCAGGGTGTGGCCCGCCATTTCCTCGGCCCAGATGGGGGAGAGGGGCTGGCGTAGCTTGGGGACGCGGAACAGGGCGGCCTGTAAGGGGTGGCCGGGCAAATAGGGAAGCAATCCCTGGCGGCTGACTTCAACTTCCGGAAGTTCTGGCATGGTGGGGAAAAGGAGGGGATCCTGGCTTGTGGGTTGGGGGAAAACTGCCTAACATGCGGGGCACTTATCTTAAGCGAAAGCCTCCAACCCGGTAGCCCGTCTTTCCTTTGGAGGCCCTCCACCCTATGCGAAACATCTACCTTGCGGCCTGGTTTGCCGCGCTGGCGTTACCGCTGGCCGGCTGGGCCGAAGAGGCCGCTTCCGCCAAACCCCATCCTGCGGCGGCGGGCAAACCCGAACACAGCGTCAAGGCGCCTAAAGCCGCGCCCAAGCCCTCCCGGTCCGCCCTCCACCTAGCTGATCCCGGCCCCCTGGCCCCCGGTCAGGTGGTCTATCAGGTGCTGCTGGCGGAAATCGCCCTGCAACGGGGGCGTAACGACCTGGCGGTGAGCGCCTACGCCAATCTTTCCTACCGTACCCGGGATCCCCAGATTCTCGCCCGTACCGTGGAAGTGGCCAGCTACGCCCGGCGTTTTGACGTGGCCTACGAGGCCGCCCGGGTCTGGGTGGAGGTGGCTCCCGATTCCACCAAGGCTCGGCAAACCCTGGCGGGCCTCATGGTGGTGATGAACCGGGTGGATGATCTGGCCCCGGAACTGGGCAAGCTGCTGGAGGCGGACCCTCCCCATCTGGCGGATAACCTGGCCCAGCTCAACACCCTCTTTGCCCGTTATCCGGACAAGGCTGCCGTGCTGCGCCTGGTGCAGCGGGTCACCTCCCCCTATCTGACCATGGCGGAAGCCCACTATGCCCTGGCCCAGGCATCCCTGACGGCGGGAGATCGGGCTCAGGCCCTGGCGGAGGTGCGCCGGGCCCGGGAACTGAAGCCGACCTGGGATGCCCCGGTACTGCTGGAAGCCCAGGTGTTGTCCGGGGACTCGGTGCCCCAGGCCATCAATCTCCTGGAAACCTATCTGGTGGCCCATCCCCAAGCCCAGGACGTGCGCCTGACCCTGGCCCGGGCCTA
This sequence is a window from Azospira inquinata. Protein-coding genes within it:
- the mutM gene encoding bifunctional DNA-formamidopyrimidine glycosylase/DNA-(apurinic or apyrimidinic site) lyase; its protein translation is MPELPEVEVSRQGLLPYLPGHPLQAALFRVPKLRQPLSPIWAEEMAGHTLQGIARRGKYLLFDFDSQTGGGWLILHLGMSGSLRLVAPGTPPGKHDHVDLVFPHKVLRLKDPRRFGSLVWVRGPQVLDHPLLAPLGIEPLAGEFDGDWLFQATRGRQQPIKQLLMDAHRLVGVGNIYAAESLFRARISPLAPAGRLSRERCARLAAAVREVLAESIAAGGSSVRDYVHSDGGAGSFQLHCAVYGRAGEPCPVCGKPVKVVRQGGRSSFYCPRCQRP